One window of the Zea mays cultivar B73 chromosome 3, Zm-B73-REFERENCE-NAM-5.0, whole genome shotgun sequence genome contains the following:
- the LOC103651855 gene encoding probable dual-specificity RNA methyltransferase RlmN has translation MMTISTVGVPNTIKMLASHKLQSTLAVSLHAPNQKLRETIVPSTKSYPLGALMDDCKSYFLETGRMVSFEYTLLAGINDEKKHAEELAELLRMCGGGYHVNLIPYNPIEGSEYKRPYRKVVQTFVDALEARKITINVRRTRGLDANAACGQLRNEFQKNPLLEIEPSPSTERTLVTA, from the exons ATGATGACAATATCTACAGTTGGTGTTCCAAATACAATAAAAATGCTAGCATCTCACAAGCTTCAGTCAACGTTGGCAGTCAG TCTGCATGCCCCAAATCAGAAGCTGCGGGAGACGATTGTTCCTAGCACCAAGTCTTACCCCTTGGGAGCACTAATGGATGACTGCAAGAGTTACTTCCTTGAAACTGGGCGCATGGTATCCTTCGAGTACACTCTGCTAG CTGGGATTAACGATGAAAAGAAGCATGCCGAAGAGCTAGCAGAACTACTTCGTATGTGTGGAGGTGGTTACCATGTGAACCTGATTCCCTATAACCCAATTGAAGGCTCCGAGTACAAGAGACCTTACAGAAAAGTG GTCCAAACCTTTGTTGATGCTTTAGAAGCACGCAAGATAACCATCAACGTTCGACGGACCCGTGGGCTTGACGCTAACGCAGCCTGTGGGCAGCTGAGGAATGAGTTTCAGAAGAATCCACTACTTGAGATTGAACCGTCACCCTCCACAGAGCGGACCCTCGTAACTGCTTAA